TGCGCCGGTCATCACGGTCATCCCGATCGCCAGGCCGTAAAAGGAGTTCCCTGCGGTTCCTTTAGCGGTCGTGACGTTGAGCATCACGTATACCAACGCAAAGGTATAGAGGAACTCCGCGACCAACGCAGGCCCCACGGCCAGGGTCATGGCCTTCACCGCGGCACCGCCCTTCAGGTATCCCACGAAGAGCGAGGCAAGCAGGGCGCCGATGAGTTGGGAGGTGACATAAGGGAGGACGTCCTTGGCGGCCACGCGCCCCCGCATCCAGGCTCCCAGGGTCACGGCGGGATTGTAGTGGGCCCCGGAGACATGACCGCCTGCAAATACCATCACCATGAGCGCGGCCCCAATCGCCAGCGGTGGAATGACCCCTGCCGCGCCTGCGATAACCGTGGTCCCAATCGTCAGCACGAGAAAGAACGTGCCGATGAGTTCGGTGACATACTTGTTCACACCAGGTCCTCCTCTTGTCTGACACGGCGTCGGCTGGCCGCTACCGGTTTCGCTGACCGATCGCTGGCCCCCTTGCATGTCCTGACCGCGGTGCGGTCCTGCCGAGGCAAAACGCGGGTTGAACGTGAATGGAGAACCGTGGGGGATGCATGGACGGCCTGATTCCAAAATCCGAATTCGTCCGGATCGCGAACGTCGTGGGGGTCCGGCGGTGGCTCGCCGTGCTGGCCATGTTGACGATCCCGGCGGGGGCGGCCCGCGCGGCGGTGTCCCTCGGCGTAGTTGCCGCCCCCACCTTGATCAGCGTCTATAACCCGGCGGGCCCGCTCAACGGCCTACGCCGGTGA
This region of bacterium genomic DNA includes:
- a CDS encoding aquaporin is translated as MNKYVTELIGTFFLVLTIGTTVIAGAAGVIPPLAIGAALMVMVFAGGHVSGAHYNPAVTLGAWMRGRVAAKDVLPYVTSQLIGALLASLFVGYLKGGAAVKAMTLAVGPALVAEFLYTFALVYVMLNVTTAKGTAGNSFYGLAIGMTVMTGA